A DNA window from Dehalogenimonas sp. THU2 contains the following coding sequences:
- the ade gene encoding adenine deaminase, whose protein sequence is MTDELRRRIRVARGEEPADLLFRNARVVNVFNGEIEDASVAVCDGVIAGVGDYEKAQEIIDLRGAYIIPGFIDGHTHIESSMLDIRQYARAVVARGTTGLVTDLHELTNVVGIDGIKYILNAAKTLPLDLHVMAPSCVPATHLETSGATLTAEDVARVLRMPGVIGLGEMMNFPGVLFGDTGVLDKIEATGGGIVDGHAPGLGGKDLNAYAGAGISSDHESTRIEEAREKLARGLHIMIREGSTEKNLADLLPLVTPQTSRRCMFVVDDRSCADLKRDGDMDAIVRKAVKLGLEPVTAIQLATINLAEYFGMRWVGAVAPGYRANLLVGDDLEQINIRQVYCGGKLAAENGEALFATRGKAPAKLCRTMNVKPFGVADLAMDLVELMPVIEVIPGQIVTRYLKETLDVVPDLEREMLKIVVVERHKATGNIGKGLVKGFGMTRGALASSVAHDSHNIVAVGASDEDIYAAVNEVIRMGGGLAVVAGGEVSARLPLPIAGLMSDQPLDKVVAALERVESAARDIGVKLPAPFAALSFLALPVIPELKLTDLGMVDVGAFKLI, encoded by the coding sequence ATGACTGATGAGTTGCGACGGCGCATCCGGGTGGCCAGGGGTGAAGAACCGGCTGATCTCCTGTTCCGGAACGCCCGCGTGGTCAACGTTTTCAACGGTGAGATCGAGGACGCTTCGGTAGCCGTATGCGACGGAGTTATAGCCGGCGTAGGCGACTATGAAAAAGCCCAGGAAATCATCGACCTGCGCGGCGCCTATATCATTCCGGGGTTCATCGACGGGCATACCCATATCGAGAGTTCCATGCTGGATATCCGGCAGTACGCCCGCGCCGTAGTGGCCCGGGGTACCACCGGTCTGGTGACCGACCTGCATGAATTGACGAACGTCGTCGGTATCGACGGTATCAAGTACATACTCAACGCCGCCAAAACCTTGCCGCTGGATCTGCACGTCATGGCGCCGTCCTGTGTACCGGCAACGCACCTGGAAACCTCCGGCGCGACTCTGACGGCTGAGGACGTCGCCAGGGTGCTGCGGATGCCGGGAGTTATCGGCCTGGGAGAGATGATGAACTTTCCCGGCGTGCTTTTCGGAGATACCGGGGTGCTGGATAAGATAGAGGCGACGGGCGGCGGCATCGTCGACGGCCACGCGCCGGGACTTGGCGGTAAAGATCTGAATGCCTATGCAGGCGCCGGAATAAGCTCCGACCATGAATCGACCCGGATCGAAGAAGCCAGGGAGAAGCTGGCCCGCGGACTCCATATCATGATCCGTGAAGGTTCCACCGAGAAGAACCTGGCTGATCTGCTGCCCCTGGTCACGCCGCAAACCAGCCGCCGATGCATGTTTGTGGTCGATGACCGCAGTTGCGCCGACCTAAAGCGCGACGGCGATATGGACGCCATAGTGAGAAAAGCCGTCAAACTTGGACTGGAACCGGTTACAGCGATCCAATTAGCGACCATCAACCTTGCCGAGTATTTCGGGATGAGGTGGGTAGGGGCCGTTGCTCCCGGATACCGGGCAAATCTGCTGGTGGGCGATGACCTTGAACAAATTAACATAAGACAAGTTTATTGTGGGGGAAAACTGGCCGCCGAGAACGGTGAGGCACTGTTTGCAACCAGGGGCAAGGCGCCGGCAAAACTGTGCCGGACTATGAACGTCAAACCGTTCGGTGTTGCTGACCTGGCGATGGACTTGGTCGAATTGATGCCGGTGATCGAGGTGATCCCCGGTCAGATCGTCACCCGCTACCTCAAAGAAACACTCGATGTGGTGCCCGATCTTGAACGCGAGATGCTTAAAATCGTGGTTGTCGAAAGACACAAAGCTACGGGGAATATCGGCAAGGGTCTGGTCAAGGGTTTCGGCATGACGAGGGGAGCGCTGGCGTCCTCCGTCGCTCACGATTCCCACAATATCGTGGCCGTCGGCGCATCCGACGAAGATATATATGCCGCCGTCAACGAGGTGATCCGCATGGGCGGCGGCCTGGCGGTGGTCGCCGGGGGAGAGGTTTCAGCCCGCCTGCCGTTGCCTATCGCCGGGTTGATGTCCGACCAACCGCTGGACAAAGTTGTGGCTGCCCTCGAACGGGTGGAGTCCGCCGCCCGGGATATCGGGGTGAAACTGCCCGCCCCCTTCGCCGCATTATCATTCCTGGCTTTACCGGTGATTCCGGAACTTAAACTGACCGACCTGGGAATGGTCGATGTCGGCGCCTTCAAACTTATCTGA
- a CDS encoding phosphoribosyltransferase family protein gives MVYRQPAPDPLFENRFDAGKQLADKLMAYKNEPTIVLAIPNGGLPVGLQVALAIGAELDVVIARKIPIPLRPEGGFGAVADDGTMILNNEIVKSLGLTQSQINYQVAKVRNDIQQRSLIYRGSRPLSMVAGKTAIIIDDGLASGYTMMAAVESVRRRRPARIIVAVPVASEMSVRKVEKVADRVVTVHTALVPKFYVSYFYRYWNELSDDDGLKCIKEWEIRRFKPNLKTINQPL, from the coding sequence ATGGTCTACCGTCAACCCGCTCCCGATCCGCTGTTTGAAAACCGCTTTGACGCCGGTAAGCAACTGGCCGACAAGCTGATGGCTTACAAGAACGAGCCAACTATCGTGTTAGCCATTCCCAACGGCGGGCTGCCGGTGGGGTTGCAGGTAGCCCTGGCTATCGGCGCGGAACTGGATGTGGTCATTGCCCGGAAGATTCCCATTCCGTTGAGACCTGAGGGCGGTTTCGGCGCGGTGGCTGATGACGGCACCATGATCCTGAACAATGAAATCGTTAAATCGCTGGGATTGACCCAGTCACAGATAAACTACCAGGTGGCCAAGGTCAGGAACGACATCCAACAGCGCAGCCTGATCTACCGCGGCAGCCGGCCGTTGTCCATGGTGGCCGGAAAAACCGCCATCATTATCGATGACGGCCTCGCATCGGGCTACACAATGATGGCGGCGGTGGAATCCGTCAGGCGCCGCCGTCCGGCGCGCATCATCGTTGCGGTGCCGGTGGCATCCGAAATGTCGGTGCGCAAAGTGGAAAAGGTGGCGGACCGGGTGGTCACGGTGCACACGGCGCTCGTTCCCAAGTTCTACGTTTCGTATTTCTACCGCTACTGGAACGAGTTGTCTGATGACGACGGGCTGAAGTGTATTAAAGAATGGGAGATTCGGCGCTTCAAGCCCAATCTAAAGACGATCAACCAGCCCCTGTAA
- a CDS encoding pseudouridine synthase, which produces MAPVKKHSAPTPVVRTLLKTLRDAGLGSRRDLAAAIKTGRVKVNDVVAESFALPLAPADVIVFDDKVIEIARQHKVYLLLYKPAGVISTTEDTHGRRTVLDLIPADYGRYKLFPVGRLDEDTTGLVLLTNDGDLANRLTHPRFEVEKEYLVAIDGGLSTSQVEQLEKGIELDDGMSAAAKVNPVLKKPYNYRIIIHEGRKRIVRRLFAAVGHQVRALKRIRIGPLDLGTLREGDYRRLSPSEIRSLQR; this is translated from the coding sequence ATGGCACCCGTTAAAAAACACTCGGCACCCACTCCGGTCGTCCGGACTCTCTTAAAAACACTGCGTGACGCCGGCCTCGGTTCCCGGCGCGACCTGGCAGCTGCCATCAAGACCGGACGTGTCAAGGTGAATGATGTTGTCGCCGAGAGTTTTGCCCTGCCGCTGGCCCCTGCCGATGTCATCGTGTTCGACGACAAGGTCATAGAGATCGCCCGGCAGCATAAAGTATATCTGCTGCTCTACAAACCCGCCGGAGTAATCTCCACCACCGAGGACACCCACGGCCGGCGCACCGTCCTCGATCTTATTCCCGCCGACTACGGCCGCTACAAGCTGTTTCCAGTCGGACGACTCGATGAGGATACCACCGGACTGGTGCTGCTGACCAACGATGGCGATCTGGCCAACCGGTTGACGCACCCCCGCTTCGAGGTGGAGAAGGAGTACCTGGTGGCTATCGACGGCGGCCTTTCAACCTCCCAGGTGGAGCAGCTTGAAAAAGGCATAGAACTCGATGACGGCATGAGCGCTGCGGCCAAGGTCAATCCGGTTCTCAAAAAGCCTTACAACTACCGCATCATCATCCATGAGGGGCGTAAGCGTATCGTCAGAAGGCTCTTTGCCGCGGTGGGACATCAGGTGAGGGCGCTGAAGCGTATCCGCATAGGGCCGCTTGATTTGGGAACGCTCAGGGAAGGGGACTACCGGCGCCTCAGCCCTTCCGAGATCCGCTCCCTTCAGCGTTAA
- a CDS encoding exonuclease SbcCD subunit D: protein MKIIHFADLHLGVETYGHPDAASGLNTRFLDFLAAFDKLVDYAVAEKVDLVLFCGDAFKSRDPSQTQQREFARRIRKLADHDIPVFLLIGNHDLPNASTRATSTEIYDTLRIPKVTVASQPKVYNIETASGPLQVAGLPWPRKGGMEGKFQNEGQSVSSEEIKTRIEAVMSSKITQMAADIDPSQPAVMAAHIWVDGAKIGSERKLILGTEPSVMLGNIAQPVFDYVALGHLHKRQVLNETPPVIYSGSLERLDFGEEKDDKGFYIIEIDVLPRPPDSPSNAGEKGTQQRAPTGDQQEIASSIPSSQRRTSGGQKNVKYHFHKLEGRRFLTLEATLDEPGGRDPVSPLHHGETDPTSEVLKLLADRRDDIAGAIVQLKLKMPESVAPLLRDAEIKNALKEAHYFSIIRDVERHNRSRLGETGGEGLSPRQALEKYLDIKNVSQSRRSELLAYAESLLAETEG, encoded by the coding sequence ATGAAAATCATCCACTTCGCCGACCTGCACCTGGGCGTTGAAACGTATGGCCACCCCGATGCGGCCAGCGGACTGAATACGCGATTCCTGGATTTCCTGGCCGCCTTCGATAAGCTGGTGGATTACGCCGTCGCGGAAAAAGTGGACCTGGTTTTATTTTGCGGTGACGCCTTTAAAAGCCGGGACCCGTCGCAGACGCAGCAGCGGGAGTTTGCCCGCCGCATCAGGAAGCTGGCTGACCACGATATTCCAGTTTTTCTCCTGATCGGTAATCACGACCTGCCCAATGCCTCTACCCGCGCCACCTCCACTGAGATATATGATACACTCAGGATACCTAAGGTAACCGTGGCCAGCCAGCCGAAGGTGTACAACATCGAGACTGCATCCGGCCCGCTCCAGGTGGCGGGGCTGCCATGGCCCCGCAAGGGCGGCATGGAGGGCAAGTTTCAGAATGAAGGGCAAAGCGTCTCTTCGGAGGAGATCAAGACCAGGATTGAGGCGGTCATGTCTTCCAAGATAACCCAGATGGCCGCCGATATCGATCCGTCGCAGCCCGCCGTCATGGCCGCTCATATCTGGGTGGACGGCGCCAAAATCGGTTCGGAGCGCAAGTTGATTCTGGGAACTGAACCGTCAGTTATGCTGGGCAATATCGCCCAACCGGTATTCGATTACGTGGCGCTGGGACACCTGCACAAGCGCCAGGTGCTCAACGAAACGCCGCCGGTGATTTACTCCGGCAGCCTGGAGCGCCTGGACTTCGGCGAAGAGAAGGATGACAAGGGTTTTTATATCATCGAGATCGACGTCCTGCCTCGCCCACCGGACTCTCCGTCTAATGCGGGAGAAAAGGGCACGCAGCAGCGTGCCCCTACGGGGGACCAACAGGAGATTGCTTCGTCGATTCCCTCCTCGCAACGACGGACTAGCGGCGGGCAAAAGAACGTCAAATACCATTTTCATAAGCTCGAAGGCCGCCGCTTTCTTACCCTGGAAGCGACGCTTGACGAACCGGGCGGGCGAGACCCGGTCTCGCCCCTACACCACGGTGAAACGGACCCGACTTCGGAGGTGCTGAAACTCCTTGCCGACCGCCGCGACGATATTGCCGGAGCAATAGTTCAATTGAAGCTGAAGATGCCGGAGTCCGTTGCCCCCCTTCTTCGCGACGCCGAGATCAAAAACGCCCTCAAGGAAGCCCACTACTTCTCGATAATACGTGACGTCGAACGTCACAACCGCAGCCGCTTGGGAGAAACCGGCGGTGAAGGGCTTTCACCGCGGCAAGCCCTTGAAAAATACCTTGATATTAAAAATGTTTCACAGTCTCGCCGCAGCGAGCTTCTGGCCTATGCCGAAAGCCTGCTGGCCGAGACGGAAGGTTAA
- a CDS encoding glycine--tRNA ligase gives MDKIVSLSRRRGFIFQSSEIYSAPGGCWDYGPLGVLLKNNIKQAWWQSMVQERDDVVGVDSSILMNPKVWEASGHITGFSDPMADCLKCKMRWRPGDFEGIVCPSCGGELTEPRQFNLMFKTFMGPVEDTAAVVYLRPETAQGIFTNFENVLNTTRKKLPFGIAQMGKSFRNEITTGNFIFRSREFEQMELEYFVKPGTDEEWHAHWLKTRLEWYTSLGMKPENLQMRAHCKDELAHYAKACSDVQYLFPMGWSELEGIANRCDFDLKQHSQHSGKNLEYFDEATGEHFTPYVIEPSAGVDRSVLAFMLDAYTEEPDKDEIRTVLKLHPRLAPYKAAILPLSKKEPLANLSKEIYASLRKAWMVTYDESQSIGRRYRRQDEIGTPYCITVDFDSLNDKMVTVRERDTMTQVRIPIEEIKAYLFPRLKGEMK, from the coding sequence ATGGATAAGATCGTCTCTCTCAGCCGCCGTCGCGGCTTTATCTTCCAGTCTTCCGAGATCTACAGCGCCCCGGGCGGCTGCTGGGATTACGGCCCGCTGGGCGTCCTCTTAAAGAACAACATCAAACAAGCCTGGTGGCAATCCATGGTCCAGGAACGGGATGATGTCGTCGGCGTGGATTCGTCTATCCTGATGAACCCGAAGGTGTGGGAAGCGTCCGGCCATATCACCGGTTTCTCAGACCCCATGGCCGACTGCCTGAAGTGCAAGATGCGCTGGCGCCCCGGTGATTTCGAAGGCATAGTCTGTCCCTCCTGCGGCGGAGAACTGACTGAGCCGCGCCAGTTCAACCTGATGTTCAAGACCTTTATGGGCCCGGTGGAAGACACCGCCGCTGTCGTTTATCTTCGTCCGGAAACCGCCCAGGGTATCTTCACCAATTTTGAAAACGTCCTGAACACCACCCGCAAGAAGCTGCCTTTCGGCATCGCGCAGATGGGCAAGAGTTTCCGCAATGAGATCACCACCGGCAACTTCATCTTCCGCTCACGCGAGTTCGAGCAGATGGAGCTCGAGTATTTCGTCAAACCCGGCACCGATGAGGAATGGCACGCCCACTGGCTGAAAACGCGTCTGGAGTGGTACACCTCCCTGGGCATGAAGCCGGAAAATCTCCAGATGCGCGCACACTGCAAGGACGAACTGGCTCACTACGCTAAGGCTTGCTCCGATGTTCAGTACCTCTTCCCCATGGGCTGGAGCGAGCTCGAAGGCATCGCCAACCGCTGCGATTTCGACCTCAAGCAGCATTCCCAGCACAGCGGCAAAAACCTCGAATATTTCGACGAGGCGACCGGCGAGCATTTCACCCCCTACGTCATCGAGCCTTCAGCCGGCGTTGACCGCTCCGTCCTGGCCTTCATGCTGGACGCCTACACGGAAGAGCCGGACAAGGACGAAATCCGCACCGTATTGAAGCTCCATCCGCGCCTGGCGCCTTACAAGGCCGCGATCCTGCCCCTTTCCAAGAAAGAGCCGCTGGCCAACCTGTCCAAGGAGATCTACGCTTCCCTGCGCAAGGCCTGGATGGTAACCTACGACGAATCCCAGAGCATCGGCCGCCGCTACCGCCGCCAGGACGAGATAGGCACGCCGTATTGCATCACCGTGGACTTCGACTCTTTGAATGATAAGATGGTTACTGTGCGAGAGCGCGACACCATGACCCAGGTGAGAATTCCGATCGAGGAGATCAAGGCTTATTTGTTCCCGAGGTTGAAGGGGGAGATGAAGTAA
- a CDS encoding MBL fold metallo-hydrolase translates to MIIERLIVGPIQANCYIVADEGSREGLVIDPGADAATILKRVLQLGLKIKYIILTHSHFDHVAATGAVKKATGAKLAIHEADAGSLNDGLLARLAGIVTEKAPPPDMLLKGWEKFTIGKIDFTVLHVPGHSPGGIALYGADVVFTGDSLFEESIGRTDLPGGDYATLIDNLNTRLMALDDAIKVYPGHGPDTTIGTERRGNPFLVNPPRREC, encoded by the coding sequence ATGATCATCGAACGTCTGATTGTCGGCCCGATACAGGCCAACTGTTATATTGTCGCTGACGAGGGGAGCAGGGAGGGGCTGGTTATCGATCCCGGTGCCGACGCCGCGACCATTCTCAAGCGCGTCCTGCAACTCGGCTTGAAGATCAAGTATATCATCCTCACTCACAGCCATTTCGATCATGTAGCGGCGACCGGAGCGGTCAAAAAGGCGACCGGTGCGAAACTGGCGATCCATGAAGCTGATGCCGGGAGTCTGAACGACGGCCTGCTGGCCCGTTTGGCGGGCATCGTTACCGAGAAGGCGCCGCCGCCCGACATGCTCCTCAAGGGCTGGGAAAAATTTACCATCGGGAAGATCGATTTCACCGTGCTTCACGTGCCGGGGCACTCCCCCGGCGGCATCGCCCTTTACGGAGCGGACGTCGTGTTTACAGGCGACAGCTTATTCGAGGAAAGCATCGGTCGGACCGACCTGCCCGGAGGTGACTATGCCACACTCATCGATAACCTCAACACCCGGCTGATGGCCCTCGATGACGCCATAAAAGTTTACCCCGGGCACGGCCCCGATACTACTATCGGAACCGAGCGCCGGGGTAACCCTTTTTTGGTTAACCCTCCCAGGAGGGAGTGTTAG
- a CDS encoding sodium-translocating pyrophosphatase: MDPIILALGSAVLGLVLAGFLAKFVLSQDEGNAKVREIAAAIKEGALAFLGREYRILAIFVAVVTLVLIVVPDLGWKVALAFVFGAISSGLAGYIGMAIAIRANSRTAAAAAVSLNHGLKVSFRAGSVMGMTVVGIGLLGLSILYFAFNTDPSFLAIIPGYGFGASSVAIFARVGGGIYTKGADTGADIVGKVEQSIPEDDARNAAVIADFVGDNVGDTAGMGADLFESYVDSIIATMTLGTIAVFSTHLDSSLVPDLQTAWWLPMMVAAGGIIASIIGIFSVRVGEKLQMTALLNALRRGTYIAAILSVVFSFAAVSFLGADLGLFVAIAAGLAAGLAIGESTNYFTSYVYKPTLKVAQASQTGAATNIISGFGNGLMSVAPPVIFIVIAIIVAYNFGDVYGVALAGVGMLATLGIQDATDAYGPVADNAGGIVEMSGMPHEIRERTDALDSLGNTTAAIGKGFAIGSAGLTSLALLLSYTIAVGITPSQISLLDPKVLVGLFLGGLLPAVFSAMTMDAVGKTGASIVNEVRRQFKEIPGLMEGTGKAEYAKCVDICTRESLKQMVLPGVMTVLMPIVVAFLFGKIALGGFLVGATVTGFILAVAFSNAGGSWDNAKKWVETGAFGGKGSLAHKATVVGDTVGDPMKDTSGPSLNIMIKLVSIISLVLAPVIVNMTGIF; encoded by the coding sequence GTGGATCCAATTATTCTTGCCCTCGGGAGCGCAGTCCTGGGACTGGTGCTGGCCGGGTTCCTGGCAAAGTTCGTTTTGAGCCAGGACGAAGGTAACGCCAAAGTCCGGGAGATCGCCGCTGCCATCAAAGAGGGAGCCCTGGCATTCCTGGGACGCGAGTACCGGATACTCGCAATCTTCGTCGCCGTGGTCACCCTGGTCCTCATCGTCGTGCCCGATCTGGGCTGGAAAGTGGCGCTGGCCTTCGTCTTCGGCGCCATCAGTTCCGGGCTGGCAGGCTACATCGGCATGGCCATCGCCATCCGCGCCAACTCCCGCACCGCCGCCGCCGCCGCCGTGAGCCTTAATCACGGCCTGAAGGTTTCCTTCCGCGCCGGTTCGGTCATGGGTATGACCGTGGTAGGCATCGGCCTGCTCGGCCTATCCATCCTGTACTTCGCCTTCAACACCGATCCCAGCTTCCTGGCCATCATTCCCGGCTACGGTTTCGGTGCCTCATCCGTCGCCATCTTCGCCCGCGTCGGCGGTGGTATCTACACCAAGGGTGCGGACACCGGCGCCGACATCGTCGGCAAGGTGGAACAGAGCATCCCCGAAGATGATGCGCGCAACGCCGCGGTCATCGCCGATTTCGTCGGCGACAACGTCGGCGACACCGCCGGCATGGGTGCCGACCTCTTCGAATCCTATGTCGATTCCATCATCGCCACCATGACACTGGGTACTATCGCCGTCTTCTCCACCCATCTCGACTCCTCCCTGGTGCCTGACCTGCAGACTGCCTGGTGGCTGCCGATGATGGTCGCCGCCGGCGGCATCATCGCCTCCATCATCGGTATTTTCTCCGTCCGCGTGGGTGAGAAGCTGCAAATGACGGCGCTCCTGAACGCGCTACGCCGCGGCACCTATATCGCCGCTATCCTCTCGGTGGTCTTCTCGTTCGCCGCCGTCAGCTTCCTGGGCGCCGACCTTGGCTTGTTTGTAGCCATCGCCGCCGGTCTCGCTGCCGGTCTGGCCATCGGCGAGAGCACCAACTACTTCACATCTTATGTCTACAAGCCGACTCTCAAGGTTGCCCAGGCTTCCCAGACCGGCGCCGCCACCAACATCATTTCCGGCTTCGGTAACGGACTTATGAGTGTGGCTCCCCCGGTCATCTTCATCGTTATCGCCATCATCGTCGCCTACAACTTCGGCGATGTTTACGGCGTAGCCCTGGCCGGCGTCGGCATGCTGGCCACCCTGGGCATCCAGGACGCCACCGACGCTTACGGCCCGGTGGCCGATAACGCCGGCGGCATCGTAGAAATGTCCGGCATGCCCCACGAGATCCGCGAACGCACCGACGCCCTCGATTCCCTGGGCAACACCACTGCCGCCATCGGCAAAGGCTTCGCCATCGGCTCAGCCGGCCTGACCTCCCTGGCGCTGCTCCTGTCCTACACCATCGCCGTCGGCATCACCCCGTCGCAGATCAGTCTGCTGGATCCGAAGGTCCTGGTCGGCCTGTTCCTGGGCGGTCTGCTGCCCGCGGTCTTCTCCGCCATGACCATGGACGCGGTCGGCAAGACCGGCGCTTCCATCGTTAACGAAGTGCGCCGTCAGTTCAAAGAGATTCCCGGTCTGATGGAAGGCACCGGCAAAGCAGAATACGCTAAGTGCGTAGATATCTGCACCCGCGAATCCCTCAAGCAGATGGTACTCCCCGGCGTCATGACTGTCCTGATGCCGATCGTCGTCGCTTTCCTCTTCGGGAAAATTGCCCTGGGAGGCTTCCTGGTCGGCGCCACTGTCACCGGCTTCATCCTGGCTGTCGCCTTCAGCAATGCGGGCGGCTCCTGGGACAACGCCAAGAAATGGGTTGAGACCGGCGCCTTCGGCGGTAAAGGTTCCCTGGCCCACAAGGCCACCGTCGTCGGCGACACCGTAGGCGATCCCATGAAGGACACCTCCGGCCCGTCGCTCAACATCATGATCAAGCTGGTATCTATCATTTCGCTGGTACTGGCTCCGGTCATCGTCAACATGACAGGTATCTTCTAA
- a CDS encoding haloacid dehalogenase, which yields MTESFNERLDSIATGIRLSFTEKDAAREKALPLSREAIRYCSLSIRAIHRRQFAEAETSLEKAKSLIDEAGASIDACDELSNTSFFRDAQKEYAEGRITLAIITGQPIPTPEDLKVDSAAYLNGMGEVIGELRRYILDGLRQGDLSRAEELLGDMDAIYEILVTMDFPDAITGNLRRTTDMVRGILEKTRSDLTLTLQQKRLEGQLGALNDRLK from the coding sequence ATGACGGAAAGCTTCAACGAAAGGCTCGACTCGATTGCCACCGGCATCCGCCTCTCTTTTACCGAGAAGGATGCCGCCCGCGAGAAAGCTTTACCCCTTTCACGTGAAGCTATCCGCTATTGTTCCCTTTCCATCCGCGCCATCCACCGCAGGCAGTTCGCCGAAGCTGAAACCTCTCTTGAAAAAGCCAAGTCGTTGATCGATGAGGCCGGGGCCAGCATCGACGCCTGCGACGAACTGTCCAACACCAGCTTCTTCCGCGATGCCCAGAAAGAATACGCCGAAGGCCGCATCACCCTGGCCATCATCACCGGGCAGCCGATACCAACCCCCGAAGACCTGAAAGTTGACTCCGCCGCCTACCTGAACGGCATGGGGGAGGTCATCGGCGAACTGCGGCGTTACATCCTGGACGGCCTGCGCCAGGGGGATCTCTCACGGGCTGAAGAACTCCTCGGCGATATGGACGCCATTTATGAGATACTGGTCACCATGGATTTTCCCGATGCCATTACCGGCAATTTACGCCGCACGACCGACATGGTGCGCGGTATTTTGGAAAAGACCCGCAGCGACTTGACGCTGACGCTGCAACAGAAGCGCCTGGAAGGTCAACTGGGCGCGCTTAACGACCGGCTTAAATAG
- a CDS encoding thiamine phosphate synthase has protein sequence MNERPIGDYLTHLQGQTLRIIDANLDRTAEGLRVLEDVSRFYLDSSLISKRLKSLRHRLLENCHFSTAELLSARDSAGDVGRESEAVKRSAGDIGETVTANARRVEQSLRVLEEMARLPEITIDGAVFETIRYAVYDIEKELTVLLSRQAKTSRLSGRYTTAGNMDDVTAALAEGSQSVQLDPGSLKRCDLWGLATETRKRCNNAGALFIIGEFADIAVAVKADGVAIDGGSLPPPVVRGLLAIDQLIGYAAMNVEEAVSAESGGADYVLCSDTLKDELTGKIGIPIVVPARNGVR, from the coding sequence TTGAATGAACGCCCAATCGGGGATTATTTGACTCACCTCCAAGGTCAAACACTGCGGATCATTGACGCCAACCTGGACCGCACGGCTGAGGGCTTGCGCGTTCTAGAGGACGTGTCCCGTTTTTATCTTGACTCTTCCCTCATCTCCAAACGCCTTAAATCCTTGCGACATCGCCTGTTGGAAAACTGTCATTTTTCGACTGCCGAATTACTTTCAGCCCGGGACAGCGCCGGCGATGTCGGCCGGGAGTCTGAAGCCGTTAAAAGATCGGCCGGCGACATCGGCGAAACCGTGACGGCCAACGCCCGCCGCGTGGAGCAGTCCCTGAGGGTACTGGAAGAAATGGCTCGGTTGCCGGAGATAACCATCGACGGAGCCGTGTTCGAGACTATCCGCTACGCAGTATACGATATCGAAAAAGAACTGACTGTCCTCCTCTCCCGGCAGGCTAAGACCAGCCGTCTTTCCGGCCGATACACGACCGCCGGTAACATGGATGACGTCACGGCGGCTCTTGCTGAAGGCAGCCAATCGGTTCAACTCGATCCCGGCTCTTTGAAGCGCTGCGATCTCTGGGGTCTGGCAACCGAAACCAGGAAACGATGTAATAATGCCGGCGCGCTATTCATTATCGGAGAATTTGCCGATATCGCCGTTGCCGTCAAAGCCGACGGCGTAGCCATCGACGGGGGATCTTTGCCTCCTCCGGTCGTGCGCGGCCTGCTGGCGATCGACCAACTCATCGGCTATGCCGCAATGAATGTCGAGGAGGCGGTCAGCGCCGAGAGCGGAGGTGCCGATTATGTGCTGTGCTCCGACACGCTCAAAGACGAATTGACCGGCAAAATCGGCATCCCCATCGTCGTACCAGCCAGGAATGGTGTCAGATGA